Within Macrobrachium rosenbergii isolate ZJJX-2024 chromosome 57, ASM4041242v1, whole genome shotgun sequence, the genomic segment TCTGGGTGATGCTGTGCTATCTCCATCAGTGCTCTCCCCCTCAGAAATGTCAGATCGGCGACGGTGTTCTCGGTGGTGCTTTTTCCTGTGGCGtctgtgatgatgatggtggtggtggtggttatCAGTCTGATAATCCTGATTTGTAATACCTTCAACGGTCAAAACTTCGTACTCTGGTTCGTACGGTACGCCAGAATCCGAAAGATGAGACCCAACTTCTATTACCTCATCTAGAACAGGAGACCTCTTCATGCGTAACTTTAACTTGACCCCACAACGAGTGCTCTTTTCTGGAGTGACAAAAGTAGCTGGTGGGGATGATGGAGTGTAACCTAATAATGGGTGTGGTGGAGATTCACACTGTGGAGATGATCTGCACTCACTAGTTACATTTCTTCCCCACCTACCACACCCAATACCTACTTTGCCAACTCTGAGAGATCCAGGGGTAGTTGAgtcatcctcttcttcaaattCATAAACATCTTTTGCCGGTGAATGTTTACTCATATCCCTTTCCTCACTagaaacagactgacagaccATTGCACTGTCCACGTCTTTTAAAGCTGTCTCTTTGCACTTTGAATGTCTGGCCTTTTTACTAAGGGGTTCCAAGGGAACAACGACCGGGTCTTGAACATTACTAGATTGCTGAGGTAAATGAGAAATTGGCAGTGATTGTTCTGATGGTTTGTCAATGTTATTGTTAAGAATATTACTAGAACACTTATCACTTACACTAATATAACTTAAACTAGAATTATCACATTTTTCACCAGGAGGTCTACGGAGTCTACGAAGAGGAGGTCTCCCGCTAACACTTGTACACTGGGAGGCAGCAACATGAGCAACCTTTCTGCCCTGCTGTAGCGTCTCTCCAGTTGCCACCTGGAGACCATCTGTAAGTTTTACTCTACTGAGATCTACAAAACAGTTTGAGCTGGGTGCTGTCTCTTTACTTTCTTCCCTCTGGGTCAATTCTTCCACACCGTCTTGCGGTAAAGCTGTTTGCACTGGTATGTCGCTCACCAACACCCTAGATTCCTCCTTTGGTGGTACTAATCTATCATCTGACGCCGAAGAATCAGGCTCAGTCAATTCTCCTTCTACTGTGTGCAACTCGGTTGGAGCCTTGACCTCCTCATTACTAGGATGACTAAGATGACCTCTTTGAGTTCGGGCATTCACAACTTCTGTCATGGCAGTGTTTAGCTGACGTCGACTGCGGAGTTTAATTCCTTTGACTTTGTGTAGCCCTTCCTGTTTGGAACAATCTTCTATATTAATATCACTGAGGACAGTGCCACTCTTAAGAGGTTCATCGGTCGATCCTACACGGCTTCTTGTGTGTGGCctctctttatttacatttttcatacattttgctGTGCAAACCGTTTTAGATGAGTCCTCATTGTTTTCACTAGTAAAATCGATGTTTTCTTGTGCACTATCTGAACTTGTTCTCCTATTTTTTGCTTTAGGATAAAGTCCATTAAGATGTAAACGTGCTTGTGAACTGGTACGCTTCCCAGTTATTTGGTCTGAACTTTCAGTGCTACCATCCGATTTATCAGAATCTTTAGACCCAACCCTAGTCCTAAGCTCACGTCGCACATTTTCACCATTAACCTTGGCTGAGAGATTAACTTTAAGTTTATTAT encodes:
- the Hmt4-20 gene encoding histone-lysine N-methyltransferase Suv4-20 isoform X1, with protein sequence MFSDSVIKMVVAQGGRLMRGGGTATTGCGMTPKELSDIDDLATALVLDQYLGFATHKMNVRYRPLRGSKDELRTIIEDFIVHQDYEKAFKQLVSGDWMPWTFFITKNKAVQAAFKEHVLRYLRVFDKESGFVVKPCYRYSMEGCVGGKICATKKWYKNEQIGFLVGCIAELSEEEETQLLHPGKNDFSVMYSCRKNCAQLWLGPAAFINHDCRANCKFTATGRGTACVKVLRDIEEGEEITCFYGEDFFGDNNSYCECLTCERRGTGAFASKKNETGAEKGYRLRETDLRLRISRQRLRNQENNGEELSNKPKSERAVSLKEPVGDNKLKVNLSAKVNGENVRRELRTRVGSKDSDKSDGSTESSDQITGKRTSSQARLHLNGLYPKAKNRRTSSDSAQENIDFTSENNEDSSKTVCTAKCMKNVNKERPHTRSRVGSTDEPLKSGTVLSDINIEDCSKQEGLHKVKGIKLRSRRQLNTAMTEVVNARTQRGHLSHPSNEEVKAPTELHTVEGELTEPDSSASDDRLVPPKEESRVLVSDIPVQTALPQDGVEELTQREESKETAPSSNCFVDLSRVKLTDGLQVATGETLQQGRKVAHVAASQCTSVSGRPPLRRLRRPPGEKCDNSSLSYISVSDKCSSNILNNNIDKPSEQSLPISHLPQQSSNVQDPVVVPLEPLSKKARHSKCKETALKDVDSAMVCQSVSSEERDMSKHSPAKDVYEFEEEDDSTTPGSLRVGKVGIGCGRWGRNVTSECRSSPQCESPPHPLLGYTPSSPPATFVTPEKSTRCGVKLKLRMKRSPVLDEVIEVGSHLSDSGVPYEPEYEVLTVEGITNQDYQTDNHHHHHHHHRRHRKKHHREHRRRSDISEGESTDGDSTASPRPTMKRLRLILGNETHTITIPDTHLDHK
- the Hmt4-20 gene encoding histone-lysine N-methyltransferase Suv4-20 isoform X2; amino-acid sequence: MVVAQGGRLMRGGGTATTGCGMTPKELSDIDDLATALVLDQYLGFATHKMNVRYRPLRGSKDELRTIIEDFIVHQDYEKAFKQLVSGDWMPWTFFITKNKAVQAAFKEHVLRYLRVFDKESGFVVKPCYRYSMEGCVGGKICATKKWYKNEQIGFLVGCIAELSEEEETQLLHPGKNDFSVMYSCRKNCAQLWLGPAAFINHDCRANCKFTATGRGTACVKVLRDIEEGEEITCFYGEDFFGDNNSYCECLTCERRGTGAFASKKNETGAEKGYRLRETDLRLRISRQRLRNQENNGEELSNKPKSERAVSLKEPVGDNKLKVNLSAKVNGENVRRELRTRVGSKDSDKSDGSTESSDQITGKRTSSQARLHLNGLYPKAKNRRTSSDSAQENIDFTSENNEDSSKTVCTAKCMKNVNKERPHTRSRVGSTDEPLKSGTVLSDINIEDCSKQEGLHKVKGIKLRSRRQLNTAMTEVVNARTQRGHLSHPSNEEVKAPTELHTVEGELTEPDSSASDDRLVPPKEESRVLVSDIPVQTALPQDGVEELTQREESKETAPSSNCFVDLSRVKLTDGLQVATGETLQQGRKVAHVAASQCTSVSGRPPLRRLRRPPGEKCDNSSLSYISVSDKCSSNILNNNIDKPSEQSLPISHLPQQSSNVQDPVVVPLEPLSKKARHSKCKETALKDVDSAMVCQSVSSEERDMSKHSPAKDVYEFEEEDDSTTPGSLRVGKVGIGCGRWGRNVTSECRSSPQCESPPHPLLGYTPSSPPATFVTPEKSTRCGVKLKLRMKRSPVLDEVIEVGSHLSDSGVPYEPEYEVLTVEGITNQDYQTDNHHHHHHHHRRHRKKHHREHRRRSDISEGESTDGDSTASPRPTMKRLRLILGNETHTITIPDTHLDHK